The Verrucomicrobiota bacterium nucleotide sequence CAACCCTTATTCCACCGGCTTGCGCCAGGAGATGACGGGCGGGGCGAGCAGGCCGGCCGGATATAATTGGTAATCCAGCGCGAAGCCTTTGCCTTCGGTCACCCAGTTGCCCGGACCGTAGGCCGCGACTTTCACCGGCACCTGGTGGAGCGGGCCAAAGGTGTTGCGCCGGGTCAGCACCGCGTGCAAGGTCACCACGCCGCGCAGGCTGGGGGTCTCGATGATTTCCAGCTCGTACGGTTGCCAGGCCACGTAACGCGTCTCCGTTCCCGAGGTCATCTTCAGGCAGGCGGCCTCGAATTTGGGCGTCTCCAGGAACATGCGGCCGGTTTGCTTGACGGTGCGCAGCGGCATGGGAATCTCATAGGCGACGCTGCCGCCATAGAACGGCAGGCCCTGGGCGACCAGATCGCCCACGGCGAGGGTGGCCGGCAGTTGCTCCAGGTGCTTGGCGGTGCCGCGCAGGCGGACGCCGAATTCGCCGAGGAGGTAGATGGCTTCGAGGTTGACGCCTTCATGGAAGGCCTCGACCTTGAGTTCGATTTCGTTGCGGCCCGGCAAGAGCTGGACCTTGGGCAGCGGGATGGTCTTGAACACCGGGTCCACCCACCAGCCGTTGGGCTTGGCGTCCAGCGGCCGGCCGTTGAGCAGGATGGAGACGCGCTCGGGATGTTCGATGGCAACTTTGATGCTGTTGACCATCTGCGTCTCGATGACGAAGCTGTAATTGAGCCGCACCTGGCAGAGGCCTTTGGGCTTGGGCTGCTGCTTGGCCTGGAACCACGGTTGCACCATGTGGCCGCTACGCACCGGCACGTTCAGCTTCGCGCGGATGGCGCGGTCCACCTTCAGGACTTCATTCTCCGGCTCCCAAGCGCCGTCGTTGAGTTGCCACTTGGCGAGGTCGAGCACGCAGACGTTGTCTTCACTCAGCGAATAGGCGAACGGCCCGGTGCAGATCTGGCGGCCGGTCTCCTTGAACACGGGGCGTTCGGCGGCCCCCGCCATCGGCTCGCGGTTCAGCACGAACACGCGCTCGCCCAGCGGGAGGAAGCGGGTGTGGAACTCCACCCAGCCTTCTTTGCGCTGCGTGGGCACCTGGTAATGCGCGGCGGTGGCGCAATCCCATTCGGCCACCTGGTGGCGGTCGCCCCAGACGCGGATCACCGCGTCCTCGACGCCATTGGTGCGGTCCATGTTCATGGCCACAAGGAACTGGTTTTCCCCGTCGCTGCGCAACTGGCAGAACACATTGCCGGCGGCTTTGCCATCGGCGGCGCAGGTGATCTCCACCGGCACGCGCACGGATTTCTTGACGGCGTCCACGACCGCTTCGCCATCCCACGGCACGGCCGTCGAGTACGCGGCCAGCTCCGCCGGGGCGCCGGATTTCACCGCGTTGACGTATGCCGGTGCCGGCCCGGCAAAGATCACGCGCCCGCCCGCCTGCTTGAAGGCTTGCAGCATCGCGAGGGTGGTATCGCGCAGGGTGACCATGCGCGGCACAATCACGGCGTGGTATTGCATCGCGCCCAGGCGCACCGTCGGCTGCCCCTTGCCATCCCGCCCGGTCTGCCCCAACCGGCTGAGCATTTCTTCATCGCCGTAATCGAAATCAATATGCGCGCTGGTGAGCCAACCGAACATTTCCCGGTAGCCCTTTTCCAATTCCTGCAACGCGGGCGTCCGGGCGGAAAGCCCGTTGGCCCAACCCACGCCGACTTGGCACCACGTGCTCTCGATGGGATTCAACACCAGAACATCGCAGACCGGTTGCCCCTGGTGCAGCATCAGGCCGAGGCGGGAATAGTAATCCTCCACGAACTTGTAATCCCTCCACCAGGCGGACTGATAGAAGATGCTGGCCGGGTAATCGCGCTTGGCTTCGCCCTCCATGGTGTACCAGCTCAAGTGATGGCAGCGCACGTTGATGCCGAACAGCGCCTGCCAATCGCCCACGTACTTGTGCCCCTCGAAATTGAACTGCCAACCGGTGACGCCGTAGAGTTCGCTCATCAGCCATGGCTGGTTGAGCTGCCGTGCCGTGGAGGCGAGCTGCTTGACGATCCAATAGTTCCGGTTGCCCTCGGTAAGCACATCCACGCCCGGCTGATGCATATATTCATAGGCCCGCATCAGCGACCCTTGCATGGCGGCTTGGGACACGAGGCTGTCCTCATGCAAATAATGCCCGGTGAACTGAATCTTATTGGTCTGGCACCATTCAAAGATCGGCTTGGAGAAGTTGTCGAGGAACATGGATTGCAACAACTCCATGTACTGCCACTTCACTTCCGCCACCGCCTGGCCGTCCTTTTGCAGGAACAGCTCGGGCAGCTTGTCAACGAGGTCGTAACCAAACCGCTTGCGGAACTGTTCCGGCAACGCTTCGGTCCAGGGCGTCATGCGCAGCT carries:
- a CDS encoding glycosyl hydrolase, with the translated sequence MKRLLQYTMAATLLMGAVWQAGSAVGPAAPELVNIQNLNGQFADPGPAYRGKPFWSWNGALDKDELLRQARVLKQMGMGGFFMHSRTGLQTEYLGKDWFHLINACADEAVRLKMEAWLYDEDRWPSGTAGGMVTQNPKFRQKFLSLRTIPAEQFKWDITISAAFACDLNNLSFTSAQRIGPDNTPAPGQTVLAFSIEEMDPSTFFNGFTDVDRLNRAATAEFLKLTHEKYRLYCGDRLGSSIKGIFTDEPHHGAVFSGFSLDNTNKLRMTPWTEALPEQFRKRFGYDLVDKLPELFLQKDGQAVAEVKWQYMELLQSMFLDNFSKPIFEWCQTNKIQFTGHYLHEDSLVSQAAMQGSLMRAYEYMHQPGVDVLTEGNRNYWIVKQLASTARQLNQPWLMSELYGVTGWQFNFEGHKYVGDWQALFGINVRCHHLSWYTMEGEAKRDYPASIFYQSAWWRDYKFVEDYYSRLGLMLHQGQPVCDVLVLNPIESTWCQVGVGWANGLSARTPALQELEKGYREMFGWLTSAHIDFDYGDEEMLSRLGQTGRDGKGQPTVRLGAMQYHAVIVPRMVTLRDTTLAMLQAFKQAGGRVIFAGPAPAYVNAVKSGAPAELAAYSTAVPWDGEAVVDAVKKSVRVPVEITCAADGKAAGNVFCQLRSDGENQFLVAMNMDRTNGVEDAVIRVWGDRHQVAEWDCATAAHYQVPTQRKEGWVEFHTRFLPLGERVFVLNREPMAGAAERPVFKETGRQICTGPFAYSLSEDNVCVLDLAKWQLNDGAWEPENEVLKVDRAIRAKLNVPVRSGHMVQPWFQAKQQPKPKGLCQVRLNYSFVIETQMVNSIKVAIEHPERVSILLNGRPLDAKPNGWWVDPVFKTIPLPKVQLLPGRNEIELKVEAFHEGVNLEAIYLLGEFGVRLRGTAKHLEQLPATLAVGDLVAQGLPFYGGSVAYEIPMPLRTVKQTGRMFLETPKFEAACLKMTSGTETRYVAWQPYELEIIETPSLRGVVTLHAVLTRRNTFGPLHQVPVKVAAYGPGNWVTEGKGFALDYQLYPAGLLAPPVISWRKPVE